Sequence from the Afifella aestuarii genome:
CAGATTCTCCGACACGGTCATGTGTGGAAAGAGCGCGTAATTCTGGAACACCATCCCAATGCCGCGTTTGTGCGGCGGCACGTTGTCGATGCGCTGATCGTGCAGATAGATCGCGCCGTGGGTGGTGGATTCGAAACCTGCCAGCATCATGAGGCAGGTGGTTTTCCCGGAGCCGGACGGCCCAAGCATGGTCAGGAATTCGCCGCGCTCAATTTCGAGGTTCAGATTTTTGATGACCAGCGTTTCGCCATCATAGCTCTTCTGAACGTCCTCGAAGCGCACATAGGCGCGATCTTCGGCGCCTTCCGCGACGCCGTTCTCGTCCTGCATGAATGCCTTTCTGCCACACTGTCGATGGCTCCCGAGCGAAGCCCCGACGCTGCTGCTGTTCAACCCATTGTCTTTTTTGGACGGCTTAAGCCGTCTTTGATCCACCACCGAGCGTCGCCGCTGGCGAAGGAATTCGTCTCTATTTCGTCACTTTTCCAAGAAATGGCGCCAAAAGCAAGCCGCAGCGCACAGAACCGCCGCGACTTTGGGATAATTGCCATGCTCGACGAGCGCCATAAAGGGCGCCAAACCCTTGAACTACTTGACGACTAGCTCGCGCGAAAAACTGCAGAACTGCTCCACACCCGATTGGGTGATCCGGATGGGTTCGGAAATCTCGATACCCCAATCGTCGAGCCAGAGCCCCGGCATGAAGTGAATCGTCATATTGGGTTGAAGCACTGTTTCGTCCCCCGCCCGCAACGACAACGTCCGCTCGCCCCAGTCCGGCGGATAGTTCAGACCAAACGAGTAGCCACACCGGGATTCCTTGAAGATACCGTGGCGCGCAATGACGCCGCTCCACGCGGCATAAACATCATGCGCCGTTGCACCCGGCCGCGCGGCCTCAAGCGCCGCCTCGATGCCTTCGTCGACGATTTTTGCCGCATCGAGCATCTTCTGCGGCGGCGTTCCGAGATAGACGGTTCGGCTCATCGGGGCATGGTAGCGATGCCGGACGCCAGCGATTTCGACCGTCGTCCCGGTCTGGGCGAGAAACGGCTCGTCCCGCCAGGTGATGTGGGGGCAGGATGTGCCAACCCCGCTCGGCATCAACGGCATGATGGCGGGATAATCGCCGCCATATCCCCCCTCGCCCGGTATGCCACGGACCCCCGTCTCGAGAATGGCGGCCGCCACCTCGCTTTGCGGAACACCAACGTCGATCAGGTCGACGGCCCGCTGCATGATGCGCTCGGTGATGCGAGCCGCCTGCCGAATCAGCGTAGTTTCGGCGTCCGACTTCACGCAACGCAACCAGTTCACCAAAACACCGGCATCGGAGAAGACCGCATCGGGCAGCTCATCTGCGAGTACCGCCTGAGCCCGTGCCGTGAAATAATAGGAATCGGCCTCGACCCCGATCCTGCCCGAGCCGAGGCCCCTTTCGGCGATGGTGCTGGCCACCACCTGCATCGGATGCCGCGTCAGCGACTGCACATATTCGTCGGCATAGCCGATGACGTTTTCTTCCGGGAGAATCGTCGTCAGATGCGCGCCGTTCACGTCCTGGTTGCGACCCACCCACAAAGGCTGTTCGAGGGCCTGCGCGACAATGACAGCCTGATGCACATA
This genomic interval carries:
- a CDS encoding M24 family metallopeptidase, with the translated sequence MEFGKNNTPFSEDEFAQRLVNTKRAMDAAGLDVLIVCDPANMNYLTGYDGWSFYVHQAVIVAQALEQPLWVGRNQDVNGAHLTTILPEENVIGYADEYVQSLTRHPMQVVASTIAERGLGSGRIGVEADSYYFTARAQAVLADELPDAVFSDAGVLVNWLRCVKSDAETTLIRQAARITERIMQRAVDLIDVGVPQSEVAAAILETGVRGIPGEGGYGGDYPAIMPLMPSGVGTSCPHITWRDEPFLAQTGTTVEIAGVRHRYHAPMSRTVYLGTPPQKMLDAAKIVDEGIEAALEAARPGATAHDVYAAWSGVIARHGIFKESRCGYSFGLNYPPDWGERTLSLRAGDETVLQPNMTIHFMPGLWLDDWGIEISEPIRITQSGVEQFCSFSRELVVK